A genomic window from Algoriphagus sp. Y33 includes:
- a CDS encoding exo-beta-N-acetylmuramidase NamZ domain-containing protein yields MKYISLFALSILLCFCTTQLPANQTEEPQQEIKTGAEQTELYLPLLEGKRVAVLANQTSIIGKTHLVDSLQNLGINIVKVFGPEHGFRGDASAGAKVSDAMDEQTGIPIISLYGRKNKPSTEDLADVDILIYDLQDVGVRFYTNINALVRLMEACEENSKQLLILDRPNPNGYLIDGPVLDMKYKSGIGMFPIPMAHGLTVGEFAMMANGEGWLANKVKADIQVIPVANYAHDMPYELPVSPSPNLNTPQSVLLYPSLCMFEGTYINLGRGTYFPFTVLGSPAYKDIYDFSFIPVGIKGMAETPLFMDQVCYGIDLREYDTELLRKSGQINFDWIRELYKASPEKEKFFDSKLSNQMNTIEMQIGRGDFRQQIIDDVPMETIRAGWEPELTAYKEMRLKYLLYP; encoded by the coding sequence ATGAAATACATTTCACTTTTTGCGCTGAGCATACTCCTTTGCTTTTGTACCACACAACTTCCGGCAAATCAAACTGAAGAACCCCAGCAAGAAATCAAAACGGGTGCTGAGCAAACTGAATTGTACCTGCCATTATTGGAAGGTAAAAGGGTAGCGGTGCTAGCCAATCAGACTTCCATCATCGGCAAAACCCATCTGGTGGATAGTTTGCAGAATCTGGGAATCAACATTGTGAAAGTTTTTGGTCCGGAGCATGGTTTCCGTGGAGATGCCAGTGCAGGTGCCAAGGTAAGTGATGCTATGGATGAGCAAACAGGCATTCCAATCATATCGCTTTATGGCAGAAAGAATAAGCCGAGTACCGAAGATTTGGCGGATGTGGATATTCTGATCTATGATCTGCAGGATGTGGGCGTTCGATTTTATACGAATATAAATGCGTTGGTTCGATTGATGGAAGCCTGTGAGGAGAACAGCAAGCAACTGTTGATTTTGGATCGACCAAATCCCAATGGGTACCTGATCGATGGGCCTGTACTGGATATGAAGTATAAATCCGGTATTGGAATGTTTCCGATTCCCATGGCTCATGGGCTTACCGTAGGTGAATTTGCAATGATGGCAAACGGGGAAGGTTGGTTAGCCAATAAAGTAAAGGCTGACATCCAAGTGATTCCAGTGGCAAATTATGCGCATGATATGCCCTACGAGTTGCCGGTAAGTCCATCCCCAAATTTGAATACCCCACAGTCTGTATTGCTCTACCCAAGTCTGTGTATGTTTGAAGGTACTTACATCAACCTTGGACGGGGTACTTATTTTCCATTTACAGTTTTGGGAAGTCCTGCTTACAAAGACATTTATGACTTCAGCTTTATTCCAGTGGGCATCAAAGGCATGGCTGAGACACCCTTATTTATGGATCAGGTTTGCTATGGAATTGACTTGCGGGAGTACGATACAGAGCTACTAAGAAAAAGCGGACAGATCAATTTTGACTGGATACGCGAACTCTATAAAGCCAGTCCTGAGAAGGAGAAGTTTTTTGACTCCAAGCTGAGTAATCAGATGAATACGATTGAAATGCAGATCGGTAGAGGGGATTTCAGGCAGCAGATTATTGACGATGTTCCTATGGAAACCATTAGGGCGGGTTGGGAGCCTGAGCTTACCGCATATAAGGAAATGAGGCTGAAGTATTTGCTTTATCCATAA
- a CDS encoding ABC transporter permease, translating into MIKNYFKIAFRGFAKHKLTFFINLFGLSLGLWAAILIGLWVNSELKVNRDFKELDQIYRVMEHQSYGMDIFTTTSTPGVLAESMKETLSEVELASTYTWSQTQLFIQKDKRIKLDGLYAMPDLLQIYQYEVVQGNLDRMLTENNHVVLTEKGAISLFGITDVVGEGVEIRQGTDSKNFIVQGVLKDLPESSSLQFDYLLPYALFFQENDWLADWGNNGPNTIIKLRKGTDPEVFSASIENYIAERNEESNVRLFTYPLADLYLHGQWKDGLLVEGRIKNVKLFAMIGLFVLIIACINFMNLSTAKSQKRAKEVGVRKVAGADKSSLVMQFMSESLLITLFSGIIALLLVQVTLPLFNNLTGKIMSVPYGSLFFWVQLFGIILFTGIVAGSYPAFYLSATKVVTVFRSFTKSGKGVVLARKGLVLFQFILATILIVSTLVVYQQINFVMDQDLGYSKDQLIQIPLEGKLLENFDVFKTELEKNENIEAVSRSSFGFLGRNSNTGGVQWEGKDPENSALFEIIRVDYDFLKTAGLQLVKGRDFDLAHGADSVSGAILNQTAMDLMNQDHEGSEFFRMWGDERSITGVVKDFHFESFRQNVAPAIFLLDPANTWQGYVKVNTANIQETITYLENVATNLNPEFPFEYSFMDENYARLYQEDVRLRDLAQYFSILTILISCLGLLGLSAHIAEQKTKEIGIRKVLGASTFAILQVINKEFILIVSISILVGSGIAFWLMQDWLSGYQFKINFEWWFIPLAAVTILGVAFLTVTLQSLKAANSNPVKAIKSE; encoded by the coding sequence ATGATAAAGAACTACTTTAAAATTGCCTTTAGAGGTTTTGCCAAGCACAAACTCACTTTTTTTATCAATCTATTTGGCCTGTCATTGGGGCTTTGGGCAGCTATATTGATCGGACTTTGGGTTAATTCAGAATTGAAGGTAAACCGTGATTTTAAGGAGTTGGATCAAATCTATCGGGTGATGGAGCATCAGAGCTATGGGATGGATATTTTCACCACCACTTCCACGCCTGGGGTTTTGGCAGAAAGTATGAAAGAGACACTTTCCGAAGTGGAATTGGCCTCGACCTATACTTGGTCGCAGACGCAACTTTTCATTCAAAAAGATAAAAGGATCAAGTTGGACGGTCTATATGCCATGCCTGACTTACTTCAGATTTATCAGTATGAGGTGGTGCAAGGTAACCTAGATCGAATGCTTACTGAAAACAACCATGTGGTGTTGACTGAAAAGGGGGCGATTTCCTTATTTGGAATAACCGATGTAGTAGGTGAGGGAGTGGAAATCAGGCAAGGAACGGATTCAAAAAACTTTATAGTTCAGGGAGTTTTGAAGGATCTGCCGGAAAGCTCTTCCTTACAGTTTGATTATTTATTACCCTATGCCCTGTTTTTTCAAGAAAACGATTGGCTGGCAGATTGGGGGAATAATGGTCCAAACACCATCATAAAACTGAGAAAGGGTACTGATCCTGAGGTGTTTTCAGCAAGTATAGAAAATTACATCGCGGAGAGAAATGAGGAATCCAATGTTCGGCTCTTTACATATCCTTTGGCGGACCTCTATCTCCATGGTCAATGGAAAGATGGTCTCTTGGTAGAAGGGCGCATCAAAAACGTAAAGCTTTTTGCGATGATTGGGCTGTTCGTATTGATTATCGCCTGCATCAATTTTATGAACCTCAGCACGGCCAAATCCCAAAAAAGAGCCAAGGAAGTTGGGGTGCGAAAAGTAGCAGGAGCTGATAAGAGTTCGCTGGTGATGCAGTTTATGTCTGAGTCCTTATTGATCACACTTTTTTCTGGAATTATAGCACTACTGTTGGTTCAGGTGACCTTGCCTTTATTCAATAATTTGACTGGGAAGATCATGTCTGTTCCTTATGGTTCGTTGTTTTTCTGGGTGCAATTATTCGGTATTATTTTGTTTACAGGCATCGTAGCGGGCAGCTATCCGGCTTTTTACCTTTCTGCTACCAAAGTTGTGACTGTTTTCCGATCCTTCACCAAATCCGGAAAAGGGGTTGTACTAGCCAGAAAAGGCTTGGTGTTATTTCAGTTTATCTTGGCAACCATCCTGATCGTTTCTACTTTGGTTGTCTATCAGCAAATCAATTTTGTGATGGACCAGGACCTGGGCTATTCCAAGGATCAGTTGATTCAGATTCCTTTGGAAGGAAAGCTTTTGGAGAATTTTGATGTATTTAAAACGGAGCTTGAGAAAAACGAAAACATAGAAGCTGTGAGTCGTTCCTCCTTTGGTTTTCTGGGCAGAAACTCAAATACGGGCGGGGTACAATGGGAGGGGAAAGACCCGGAAAACTCGGCGCTTTTTGAGATTATCCGGGTGGATTATGACTTTTTAAAAACAGCCGGTTTGCAACTGGTCAAGGGTAGGGATTTTGATTTGGCCCACGGGGCGGATTCAGTTTCAGGTGCGATTCTAAATCAGACTGCCATGGATTTGATGAATCAGGATCATGAAGGGAGCGAATTTTTTAGAATGTGGGGAGATGAACGATCCATAACCGGCGTGGTGAAGGATTTTCATTTTGAAAGTTTTCGTCAGAATGTTGCTCCTGCAATTTTTCTCTTAGACCCTGCAAATACCTGGCAGGGGTATGTAAAAGTCAATACAGCAAATATTCAGGAAACGATTACCTACTTGGAAAATGTTGCCACCAACCTTAATCCAGAATTCCCATTTGAGTACAGTTTTATGGATGAGAATTATGCCCGACTGTATCAGGAAGATGTGCGATTGAGGGATTTGGCTCAATACTTCAGTATCCTGACCATCTTGATTTCCTGTTTGGGATTGTTGGGACTTTCGGCACATATCGCAGAACAAAAGACCAAGGAAATCGGAATTCGCAAGGTGCTAGGAGCTTCCACCTTTGCCATCCTGCAAGTGATCAACAAGGAATTTATACTGATTGTGTCCATCTCAATTTTGGTAGGATCGGGTATAGCTTTTTGGCTGATGCAGGATTGGCTTTCGGGGTATCAATTCAAGATTAATTTTGAGTGGTGGTTTATTCCCCTTGCTGCGGTGACTATTCTTGGCGTTGCATTCTTGACAGTAACCCTCCAATCTCTCAAAGCCGCCAACTCCAATCCCGTGAAGGCGATCAAGAGCGAGTAG
- a CDS encoding ABC transporter permease: MYRNYLKIALRNLRKNKVYSVINVLGLTLGFMCCILIMLHVKDELSYDKFIPGHENIYRVALERIYPDHTNFYAVIPDSFSEVFAEEIKGVEESTRVFGLGNSIVIEVGDQKFDEKFGAAADSNFFRIFDFEILLGAPQDEALAKPNTVVLTQTAAQRLYKSENPIGKSFEIFGLDFEVSAVMVNVPDNSHLKFDFLFSSISFPGLDQENFTGFSSYTYLKLTPEVNSSEVESQIPDLVSKYAAGQIERELGVSFADYTAAGNGYRYFLQPITTVHLHSDFESEMRVNGNYLYVYIFISIAVFILILACINFINLATARSADRAREVGVRKAMGSDRSQIITQFLLEALVLTFISLAFGIVLVNLALPLFNDLAEKSLKIDFESILIFLPILLGFGAIVGLLAGYYPAFHISKLSTISILKGKLEMSGKGNWLRNGLVVFQFSIAIMLISGTLVINSQLNFIQSTSLGFQKENVLVLDRFGIQKTSEVLKKEIEKLPGVQSVSVSSSVPGRGSVGVQFVKPGGGDVLTAKSFAGDDYFFQTFGIQPLEGRVFDENFNDSLSLILNTEAVKIFFGGKSPIGQRLRTSTDINGQRQEVEFSVVGVVADFNFESLHSRVTPLAMFHVDNPRSNPNFLSVKFNSDQQVEVVNGLESKWTQLSDGSPITYFFLDSDLAHLYQRERVSGQILVVFSILAILIACIGLFGLAAYTAFLRTKEIGVRKVLGASVGSIVLLLSVNFAKLVAVAFAIAVPIAWFAMDSWLASFAFRIELGIFVFLIAGILTLAIALLTVSYQAIAAAIVNPVKSLKSE; this comes from the coding sequence ATGTATAGAAATTATCTGAAAATCGCATTAAGGAATCTCCGGAAAAATAAGGTTTACTCAGTTATAAATGTACTTGGGCTTACACTTGGTTTTATGTGTTGCATATTGATCATGCTTCACGTGAAAGATGAACTTTCTTATGATAAGTTTATTCCGGGTCATGAAAACATATATCGTGTAGCATTAGAGCGGATTTATCCCGATCATACCAACTTCTATGCGGTCATCCCTGATAGCTTCTCGGAGGTTTTTGCGGAAGAAATCAAAGGAGTGGAAGAATCTACCCGTGTATTTGGATTGGGAAATTCCATAGTGATTGAGGTAGGGGATCAAAAGTTTGATGAGAAATTTGGGGCAGCTGCTGATTCTAACTTTTTTCGGATATTTGATTTTGAAATTCTTCTTGGGGCACCACAGGATGAAGCTTTGGCCAAGCCAAACACAGTTGTACTGACCCAGACCGCTGCCCAACGACTATACAAATCAGAAAACCCGATAGGTAAATCTTTTGAAATTTTTGGGTTGGATTTTGAAGTTTCGGCAGTGATGGTGAATGTGCCGGACAATTCCCACTTAAAGTTTGATTTCCTTTTTTCGTCCATTTCTTTTCCGGGATTGGATCAGGAAAATTTTACCGGGTTTTCTTCCTATACTTATTTGAAACTTACCCCGGAAGTCAATTCTTCGGAGGTGGAAAGCCAGATTCCAGACTTGGTTTCCAAGTATGCAGCAGGTCAAATAGAACGGGAATTGGGTGTCTCTTTTGCGGATTACACCGCTGCAGGAAATGGCTATCGATATTTCCTACAACCTATAACTACTGTTCATCTGCATTCAGATTTTGAATCGGAGATGCGGGTAAACGGCAATTACCTATACGTCTATATTTTTATTTCCATCGCGGTTTTTATTCTCATTTTGGCCTGTATTAATTTCATAAACCTGGCAACGGCTCGATCAGCAGATCGGGCTCGGGAAGTAGGGGTTAGAAAAGCAATGGGATCAGATCGAAGCCAAATCATTACACAATTTTTGCTTGAAGCTCTTGTTTTGACTTTTATTTCTCTGGCTTTTGGCATTGTACTTGTAAATTTGGCTTTGCCGCTTTTCAATGATCTTGCGGAAAAATCCCTGAAAATTGATTTTGAATCCATTCTGATTTTTCTTCCAATTCTTTTGGGATTTGGAGCTATCGTTGGACTGTTGGCTGGATATTATCCCGCCTTTCATATTTCGAAACTCAGTACGATCAGTATTCTGAAAGGAAAGTTGGAAATGTCAGGAAAGGGGAATTGGCTTCGAAATGGACTGGTTGTTTTTCAATTTTCAATTGCCATCATGCTGATTTCCGGTACTTTAGTCATTAATAGTCAGCTCAACTTTATCCAATCCACCAGCTTGGGTTTTCAAAAAGAAAATGTACTTGTGTTGGATCGATTTGGAATCCAGAAAACAAGCGAAGTTCTCAAAAAAGAGATAGAAAAACTGCCCGGAGTGCAATCTGTGAGTGTATCCAGTAGCGTACCTGGAAGAGGCAGTGTGGGAGTTCAATTTGTCAAACCCGGAGGGGGAGACGTGTTAACAGCAAAAAGTTTTGCCGGGGATGATTATTTTTTCCAAACCTTTGGAATTCAACCTTTGGAGGGGAGGGTTTTTGATGAGAATTTCAATGATTCACTTTCCCTGATTCTAAACACTGAAGCAGTAAAGATATTTTTTGGTGGAAAAAGTCCCATAGGGCAAAGACTTAGGACCAGTACAGATATCAATGGTCAAAGACAAGAGGTCGAGTTCTCTGTTGTTGGAGTGGTGGCTGATTTCAATTTTGAATCACTCCATTCCCGGGTTACTCCGTTGGCCATGTTTCACGTTGATAATCCCCGGAGTAATCCAAATTTTCTTTCTGTCAAATTCAATTCAGACCAACAGGTAGAGGTGGTTAACGGTTTGGAATCCAAATGGACCCAACTTTCGGACGGAAGTCCGATCACCTATTTTTTTCTGGACAGTGATTTGGCTCACCTTTATCAAAGAGAACGCGTTTCGGGTCAGATTTTAGTTGTATTTTCCATTTTGGCAATCCTAATAGCCTGCATTGGCCTCTTTGGTTTGGCTGCCTATACTGCTTTTCTCCGAACCAAAGAGATCGGCGTACGCAAAGTCTTGGGAGCCTCAGTGGGAAGTATTGTGCTTTTACTTTCTGTCAATTTCGCCAAGTTAGTTGCTGTCGCTTTTGCCATAGCTGTGCCCATCGCTTGGTTTGCGATGGATAGTTGGCTTGCAAGCTTTGCTTTCAGAATTGAGCTGGGGATCTTTGTATTCTTGATTGCTGGAATTTTGACTTTGGCAATCGCTCTACTGACTGTTAGTTATCAAGCAATAGCTGCTGCAATCGTAAATCCGGTAAAGAGTTTGAAAAGCGAGTAA
- a CDS encoding ABC transporter permease codes for MLKTYLKIALRGFAKHRLTFFINLSGLSLGLWAANLIGLWVDSELNVSREFADVDRIYRIKEQQRHGAGIFTTGSTQGVWAENINENPSEIEYASTYIWIQKQLFIQEDRRIKLSGIYAMPDLLQILQYDVVEGDRNRMLTENNHLVLIEKAATSLFGRTDVLGEGVEIPKGTDLENYIIQGVQRDLPASSSLQFDYILPYGVFKYQV; via the coding sequence ATGCTTAAAACCTATCTAAAAATTGCATTGAGAGGCTTTGCAAAGCATAGACTCACCTTTTTTATCAATCTATCTGGATTGTCTCTGGGTCTATGGGCGGCGAATTTGATCGGTCTTTGGGTAGATTCTGAACTCAATGTCAGTAGGGAATTTGCGGACGTAGACCGGATTTATAGAATAAAGGAGCAACAGCGGCATGGAGCTGGTATATTCACTACCGGCTCTACACAGGGGGTATGGGCGGAGAATATAAATGAGAATCCTTCTGAGATAGAATATGCCTCAACATATATCTGGATTCAGAAACAGCTTTTCATCCAGGAGGACCGGCGAATTAAACTGTCTGGAATTTATGCCATGCCGGATTTACTGCAGATTCTTCAGTATGACGTGGTAGAAGGTGATCGCAACCGCATGCTGACAGAAAACAACCATTTGGTTTTGATTGAGAAAGCAGCAACTTCACTTTTTGGAAGAACTGATGTACTCGGTGAAGGAGTAGAGATTCCAAAGGGGACTGATTTGGAGAATTATATCATTCAGGGCGTACAACGCGATTTGCCTGCTTCCTCATCTTTACAGTTCGATTATATTCTGCCTTATGGAGTTTTTAAGTATCAGGTCTAA
- a CDS encoding ABC transporter permease: protein MLKNYIKIALRNLAKHKFYSFINILGLSVGVAVCLVISLFVINELSYDTHFKDADRIYRVKGDIIFGGNHWKMIEAPAPMAAALVDDFPEVEASVHFRARGSYLVKREEENIKEHTVIWASRDFFKVFDIPMLAGNSERALTEPNTMAISESAAKKYFPNDDALGKSLILDNKMNFTITGVYQDIPENSHFHFDFLLSTEGLDEAKRGVWLSNNFPTYFKLRENAKPEALVAKFPSLVKTHIEPEISRIFGEGSSLETFLNDGGKIEYDVQSLTDIHLKSDLQGEFEPNFNITYIYLFAAVALFILVIACINFMNLSTARSANRAKEVGIRKVMGSFRSHLIRQFLMESILLSFISFLIALPLVSILLPFFNDLAGRELTVPFSQTAFYGILLAGAIGTGLLAGVYPAFFLSGFKPISILKGKVSMGMKSGMIRSSLVVFQFAVSIILIIATITVSNQLNYIQNKKIGFNKDQIITIDDIYALGDQAGTFKREVLANSIMESGTISGFLPVSGTWRSDNPWWAEGKDPKQTENLVSIQNWEVDYDYISTLGMKVVEGRDFSMQYPSDSNAVILNETAVRNFNFEGDPVGQKIFEMSDAEELELEEKTVVGVVENFHFESLKENIGPVMIFLSDRPRGIASFRFHSSDTEQVITFIESKWNELAPGQPFTYSFLDDRFGTMYAAETRLGKIFAIFAAFAIVIACLGLFALTAFTAEQRTKEIGIRKVLGSSVRSIVFMLSKEFTKLVIIAFLIASPIAWWAMNLWLEDYRFKIQLDWQIFLSAGVFATVIALLTISYQSIKAATSNPVNSLKSE from the coding sequence ATGCTTAAAAACTACATTAAAATCGCACTTAGGAATCTTGCTAAGCATAAATTTTACTCGTTTATCAACATCCTCGGATTATCGGTGGGTGTAGCGGTTTGCTTGGTAATTTCACTTTTTGTCATCAATGAGCTGAGCTATGATACCCATTTCAAAGATGCAGATAGAATCTATAGGGTCAAGGGCGATATAATTTTCGGTGGAAACCATTGGAAGATGATTGAGGCTCCGGCTCCAATGGCAGCTGCTTTGGTAGATGATTTCCCAGAGGTAGAAGCTTCGGTTCATTTTAGAGCAAGAGGTTCTTATCTAGTGAAGCGGGAGGAGGAAAATATCAAGGAGCATACGGTCATCTGGGCAAGTAGGGACTTTTTTAAGGTGTTTGATATACCAATGCTGGCAGGAAATTCTGAACGTGCGTTGACCGAGCCGAATACCATGGCGATCAGTGAAAGTGCTGCCAAGAAATACTTTCCCAATGATGATGCGTTGGGTAAATCGCTGATTTTGGACAACAAGATGAATTTTACGATCACGGGTGTATATCAGGATATACCTGAAAATTCTCACTTCCATTTTGATTTTTTGCTGTCTACGGAAGGCTTAGATGAGGCAAAGCGAGGTGTTTGGCTAAGCAATAATTTTCCTACTTATTTTAAGCTGAGAGAAAATGCTAAACCGGAAGCGCTGGTAGCTAAATTTCCATCTCTGGTCAAAACCCACATAGAGCCGGAAATAAGCAGGATTTTTGGGGAAGGATCTAGCCTTGAAACTTTTTTAAATGATGGAGGTAAAATTGAGTATGATGTACAATCCTTAACTGATATTCATTTAAAAAGTGATTTGCAGGGGGAATTTGAGCCTAATTTCAATATCACCTATATCTATCTTTTTGCCGCCGTGGCACTGTTTATTTTGGTGATTGCCTGCATTAATTTTATGAATTTGTCCACAGCCAGATCTGCAAATCGGGCGAAAGAAGTGGGGATCAGAAAAGTGATGGGCTCGTTCAGATCGCATTTGATCCGCCAGTTTTTGATGGAGTCCATTTTGTTAAGCTTCATATCCTTTTTAATTGCTTTGCCTTTGGTTTCTATATTGTTGCCGTTTTTCAACGATTTGGCAGGAAGAGAACTTACCGTTCCATTTTCTCAGACTGCATTTTACGGAATATTGCTGGCAGGAGCTATCGGGACCGGTTTGTTGGCAGGTGTCTACCCCGCATTTTTTCTTTCAGGTTTCAAGCCTATCAGCATCCTAAAGGGAAAAGTATCCATGGGTATGAAAAGCGGAATGATCCGTAGTTCTCTGGTCGTGTTCCAGTTTGCCGTTTCCATTATTTTGATTATTGCTACGATTACCGTTTCCAATCAATTGAATTATATTCAAAATAAAAAAATAGGATTCAATAAGGATCAGATCATCACCATTGATGACATCTATGCGCTGGGTGATCAGGCTGGGACATTTAAAAGAGAAGTGCTGGCAAACAGTATCATGGAAAGCGGGACTATTAGCGGTTTCTTGCCTGTTTCAGGTACTTGGCGCAGTGATAATCCCTGGTGGGCAGAAGGAAAAGATCCTAAGCAAACGGAGAATTTGGTTTCCATACAAAATTGGGAAGTAGACTACGATTACATCAGTACGCTCGGAATGAAAGTAGTGGAAGGAAGGGATTTTTCTATGCAGTATCCTTCGGATTCCAATGCGGTAATTTTGAACGAAACAGCTGTCAGGAATTTCAATTTTGAGGGAGATCCAGTCGGTCAAAAGATATTCGAAATGTCAGATGCTGAAGAACTGGAATTGGAGGAAAAGACAGTGGTAGGTGTGGTGGAAAATTTCCATTTCGAATCCCTAAAAGAGAATATAGGTCCGGTTATGATCTTTCTGAGTGATAGGCCGAGAGGAATCGCTTCTTTTAGGTTTCATTCAAGTGATACTGAGCAGGTGATCACTTTCATCGAATCCAAGTGGAACGAACTTGCTCCCGGTCAGCCCTTCACGTATTCATTTCTCGATGACCGCTTCGGAACTATGTATGCAGCTGAGACGAGGTTGGGTAAAATCTTCGCTATTTTCGCTGCTTTCGCCATAGTCATTGCATGCTTGGGGTTGTTCGCTTTGACAGCCTTCACGGCAGAGCAGCGTACCAAAGAAATAGGTATCAGAAAGGTGCTTGGTTCCAGCGTACGAAGTATTGTATTTATGCTTTCCAAAGAATTTACCAAGTTAGTGATCATCGCTTTCCTGATCGCCTCGCCGATTGCTTGGTGGGCCATGAATTTGTGGCTGGAAGACTATCGGTTCAAAATCCAGTTGGATTGGCAGATCTTTCTGTCTGCAGGTGTGTTTGCAACAGTAATCGCCTTGCTTACGATAAGTTATCAATCCATCAAAGCGGCTACTTCCAATCCGGTTAATTCACTGAAAAGTGAGTAA